The following are encoded together in the Lactuca sativa cultivar Salinas chromosome 1, Lsat_Salinas_v11, whole genome shotgun sequence genome:
- the LOC111886048 gene encoding subtilisin-like serine-protease S yields the protein MKAARLLGLLLLVTLALGHGADDRKHYVVYMGQHSHPSSQSVISANHEMLTLVLESYNGAKEAAIHHYTKSFRGFSAMLTSDQATRLSENEDVISVFESRMNQLHTTKSWRFLGVDSIPQYNKLPMDIKSDVIVGVIDTGFWPESQSFDDYGLGPVPIKFKGECVPGQNFTQSNCNRKIIGARYYSKGFEAINGPLDNLNRTFFRSARDTDGHGTHTSSTIAGSKVSNVSLHGLASGIATGGVPSARLSIYKACWFNDCEDADLLAALDDAIHDGVDVISMSLGPIPPQPVYFEDVISIGSFHAFEKGIVVCASAGNSFLPNTAANVAPWILTVGASTIDREFPSYVLLGNMKQLKGFGVNTTPDLGKQYSLISGGVAAASGIPSRNASFCKKNTLDSNLIKGKIVVCKLERLTEDRKEKAIAIKEGGGAGMILVDPLAKYVLFQPAIRSVLIGQEEAQELQSYMNTFKNSTARIYQTVTHVGIKPAPVMAIFSSKGPNIITPDIIKPDITAPGVNILAAWSPLATEDTAGNNLNYNIISGTSMSCPHVAGVAALLKSVHPNWTPAMIKSAIMTTAVTTDNTRNLIKNDDSTYATPFDYGSGHINPVAAVNPGLIYDFDTNDLINLLCSSGATLSQLKNLTTTPVYCKNPPTPSYNFNYPSIGVANLTGNLSVYRTVTYIGEGPAVFYSKLEITGVKASVYPNVMRFGKSGEKMTYRIDFGTYKSSNGSFEFGSLTWMNNIYRVKSPIAVNVVSA from the exons ATGAAAGCAGCAAGACTTTTGGGTCTACTTTTACTAGTTACACTTGCATTAGGCCATGGAGCCGATGATAGAAAG CATTACGTAGTCTACATGGGACAACACTCACACCCGAGCTCACAGTCTGTCATCTCAGCTAACCATGAAATGCTCACGTTGGTTCTTGAAAG TTATAATGGAGCAAAAGAAGCAGCAATCCATCATTATACTAAAAGCTTCAGAGGTTTTTCCGCCATGCTTACATCCGATCAAGCAACAAGACTTTCAG AAAACGAAGATGTTATTTCAGTCTTCGAGAGCAGAATGAATCAACTGCATACGACTAAGTCATGGAGATTTCTAGGAGTAGATTCTATTCCACAATATAACAAGCTTCCTATGGATATAAAGTCAGATGTAATTGTTGGTGTCATTGATACTG GCTTTTGGCCGGAATCTCAAAGCTTCGATGACTATGGACTGGGGCCTGTGCCAATAAAATTCAAGGGAGAATGTGTTCCTGGACAGAATTTCACACAATCCAACTGCAACAG AAAGATTATAGGAGCTAGATACTACTCGAAAGGATTTGAAGCAATAAACGGACCTCTAGATAACCTCAACCGAACTTTCTTTCGATCAGCACGAGATACTGATGGCCATGGGACCCACACATCCTCTACCATTGCCGGATCAAAGGTCTCCAACGTGAGTTTACATGGGTTAGCATCCGGTATAGCCACCGGAGGTGTACCAAGTGCTAGACTTTCCATCTACAAAGCTTGTTGGTTCAACGACTGTGAAGACGCCGACCTTCTTGCAGCACTCGATGATGCGATTCATGATGGTGTTGATGTTATTTCTATGTCTCTTGGTCCAATTCCACCTCAACCTGTTTACTTTGAGGATGTGATTTCGATTGGATCATTTCATGCTTTTGAGAAAGGAATTGTCGTATGTGCGTCTGCTGGGAACAGTTTTTTGCCAAACACGGCGGCCAATGTGGCCCCCTGGATCCTTACTGTCGGTGCTAGCACGATTGATCGCGAATTTCCGTCATACGTGCTACTTGGAAATATGAAACAGTTGAAGGGCTTCGGTGTAAACACCACACCTGATCTAGGGAAACAATATAGTCTTATATCTGGAGGTGTTGCTGCAGCTTCCGGTATCCCATCAAGAAATGCAAG CTTTTGCAAGAAAAACACCTTGGATTCAAACTTGATAAAGGGGAAGATTgtggtgtgtaagcttgagaggTTGACCGAGGATAGAAAAGAGAAAGCGATTGCAATAAAAGAAGGCGGAGGTGCGGGGATGATCCTAGTTGATCCTCTAGCGAAATACGTTCTCTTTCAACCTGCAATTCGAAGCGTTTTAATTGGTCAAGAAGAAGCTCAAGAGCTTCAATCGTACATGAACACCTTCAA GAACTCGACTGCTAGAATCTACCAAACAGTAACACATGTCGGGATTAAACCAGCACCAGTCATGGCGATTTTTTCCTCCAAGGGGCCGAATATAATAACTCCTGACATCATTAAA CCGGATATCACTGCACCAGGAGTGAACATTTTGGCTGCATGGTCACCTTTAGCGACGGAAGACACTGCTGGCAACAACCTTAACTATAACATAATCTCTGGCACATCTATGTCATGTCCACATGTTGCTGGAGTCGCAGCATTGTTAAAATCAGTTCATCCAAACTGGACTCCTGCCATGATAAAATCTGCGATAATGACCACAG CTGTTACAACCGATAATACCCGAAACCTCATAAAAAACGACGATTCAACTTATGCAACACCTTTTGATTACGGATCAGGACACATAAATCCGGTTGCAGCGGTCAACCCTGGACTTATTTACGATTTTGACACCAATGATCTCATCAACCTACTTTGCAGCAGCGGTGCAACTCTCTCACAACTCAAGAACTTGACCACAACGCCAGTTTACTGCAAGAATCCTCCCACACCCTCCTACAACTTCAACTATCCGTCGATTGGTGTTGCTAATTTGACTGGAAATTTGTCGGTGTACAGGACAGTTACTTACATTGGTGAAGGCCCGGCAGTTTTTTATTCGAAACTAGAAATCACAGGAGTAAAAGCTTCGGTTTACCCTAATGTTATGAGGTTTGGGAAGTCGGGGGAGAAGATGACTTACAGGATTGATTTTGGAACTTATAAGAGCAGCAATGGTAGCTTTGAGTTTGGATCGTTGACATGGATGAATAACATTTATAGGGTTAAGAGTCCGATTGCGGTTAATGTGGTCTCGGCTTAG